In Pseudomonas sp. R76, one genomic interval encodes:
- the pbpC gene encoding penicillin-binding protein 1C, with protein sequence MKLPSLKRLTPLLAAAVVLAGLRLWPHAPLEQAVTSSRVVLADDGALLRMTLADDGQYRLWLPLARMSPSLVEALLLKEDRNFYWHPGINPPALLRAAMATYSGGQRQGGSTLSMQLARRLWNLNTRQVPGKLQQMALALWLEARYSKHDILEAYLNLAPMGGNIEGAEAASRIYFGKSAAQLSLSEALALAVIPQQPGRRARFGPSLQNARLRLMADWRETYPQDPRNDSLLDLPLEARNRQQIPFLAPHLSEQLLASQPSNELNSTLNLPLQQLLERLITGFIAERRSTGVENATAILIDSRDQSVKALVGSADYLSTSIHGQVNGVTARRSPGSTLKPFLYGLALDQGVIHPMSILKDLPSNFGYFQPENFDGSFIGPLTARDALILSRNIPAVWLASQVKSPSLYGLLQRAGIQGLRGESHYGLALALGGGEMTPEELARLYVMLAGDGHLRPLRYLQEQPQTTGPQLLTPQATFMVRDMLRRNPRPDGLPGRHWRTAWKTGTSWGFHDAWSAGLVGPYVLVVWVGNFDGRPNPAFIGAKTAAPLFFRIADALPLALPTVVIKPDKPPAGLVRIDVCAASGELPNRWCPQTRKTWYVPGVSPIRVSNLHRPVLIDTRTGKAACPPFDPQYTREEVFEFWPSDVQRLYRAAGLPRRTPPNVMKNCQPNRISDQSEAPQIRSPLTQVSYQLRLSQPQESIPLNANAASDAATLYWFADQTLIGQGPPQTTLNWRPGKSGEYWLRVSDDQGRSASRGLKVEFVP encoded by the coding sequence TTGAAATTACCAAGCCTTAAACGCCTGACGCCGCTGCTGGCAGCGGCGGTGGTGTTGGCGGGGCTGCGGCTGTGGCCGCATGCCCCGCTGGAACAGGCCGTGACCTCGTCGCGGGTGGTGTTGGCCGACGACGGCGCGCTGCTGCGCATGACCCTGGCGGATGACGGCCAATACCGTTTATGGCTGCCGCTAGCGCGCATGTCGCCATCACTGGTCGAAGCCTTGCTGCTCAAGGAAGACCGCAATTTCTACTGGCACCCGGGGATCAATCCCCCGGCGCTGCTGCGCGCGGCCATGGCCACCTACAGCGGCGGCCAGCGCCAGGGCGGCTCGACCTTGAGCATGCAACTGGCGCGGCGCTTGTGGAATTTGAACACTCGCCAGGTGCCAGGCAAGTTGCAGCAGATGGCCTTGGCGCTGTGGCTGGAAGCGCGTTACAGCAAGCACGACATCCTTGAGGCCTACCTGAACCTGGCGCCCATGGGCGGCAATATCGAAGGCGCCGAGGCGGCCAGCCGCATTTACTTTGGCAAGTCGGCGGCGCAGTTGTCGTTGTCTGAAGCGCTGGCGCTGGCGGTGATTCCCCAGCAGCCGGGGCGACGCGCTCGCTTCGGGCCATCGCTGCAAAATGCACGGCTGCGCTTGATGGCCGACTGGCGCGAGACTTATCCACAGGACCCGCGAAACGACAGTTTGCTCGACTTGCCACTGGAAGCGCGCAACCGCCAGCAGATCCCCTTTTTGGCGCCGCACTTGAGTGAACAACTGCTGGCGTCCCAGCCCAGCAACGAGTTGAACAGCACGCTCAACCTGCCCTTGCAGCAATTGCTCGAACGCCTGATTACCGGCTTTATCGCCGAGCGGCGCAGCACGGGTGTGGAAAACGCCACGGCGATCCTGATCGACAGCCGCGACCAGAGCGTCAAGGCGTTGGTGGGCTCGGCGGATTACTTATCCACAAGCATTCACGGGCAGGTCAACGGCGTAACGGCGCGGCGCTCGCCGGGGTCGACTCTCAAGCCGTTTCTGTATGGTCTGGCGCTGGATCAGGGTGTGATCCACCCGATGAGCATCCTCAAGGATTTGCCGAGTAACTTCGGCTACTTCCAACCGGAAAATTTCGACGGCAGTTTTATCGGGCCACTGACGGCGCGGGATGCCTTGATCCTTAGTCGCAACATCCCGGCGGTGTGGCTGGCCAGCCAGGTGAAGTCGCCGTCGCTGTACGGATTGCTGCAACGCGCCGGCATCCAGGGCTTGCGCGGCGAGAGCCATTACGGCCTGGCCTTGGCGCTGGGCGGTGGCGAGATGACGCCCGAAGAACTGGCGCGGCTGTATGTGATGCTGGCCGGCGATGGGCATCTGCGACCGTTACGGTATTTGCAGGAACAGCCGCAAACCACCGGCCCGCAACTGCTCACGCCGCAAGCCACGTTTATGGTGCGCGATATGCTGCGCCGCAACCCACGGCCGGATGGCTTGCCGGGCCGCCATTGGCGCACCGCGTGGAAAACCGGCACCTCGTGGGGGTTTCACGATGCGTGGAGCGCCGGTCTGGTCGGGCCGTACGTGTTGGTGGTGTGGGTAGGCAACTTCGATGGCCGACCCAACCCTGCGTTTATCGGCGCCAAGACCGCCGCACCGCTGTTCTTTCGCATCGCCGACGCCCTGCCGCTGGCGCTGCCCACTGTGGTGATAAAACCGGACAAGCCGCCCGCCGGGCTGGTGCGCATCGACGTGTGCGCCGCTTCCGGCGAGTTGCCCAACCGCTGGTGCCCGCAAACTCGCAAGACCTGGTACGTGCCCGGTGTGTCGCCGATTCGTGTGTCCAACCTGCACCGCCCGGTGCTGATCGACACCCGCACCGGCAAGGCCGCGTGCCCGCCGTTTGACCCGCAATACACCCGTGAGGAAGTGTTCGAGTTCTGGCCCAGTGATGTGCAGCGCCTTTATCGTGCAGCTGGCCTGCCCCGGCGCACGCCGCCCAACGTGATGAAAAACTGCCAGCCCAACCGCATCAGCGACCAGAGCGAGGCACCGCAGATTCGCTCGCCGTTGACCCAGGTAAGCTATCAATTGCGCCTGTCGCAGCCGCAGGAAAGTATCCCGCTGAATGCCAACGCGGCCAGCGATGCGGCGACGCTGTATTGGTTCGCCGACCAGACCTTGATCGGCCAAGGCCCGCCGCAAACCACACTGAATTGGCGACCGGGCAAGTCGGGGGAATACTGGTTGCGGGTCAGTGATGATCAGGGCCGCAGTGCGAGCCGGGGGTTGAAGGTGGAGTTTGTGCCTTAG
- a CDS encoding DUF6338 family protein: MDIWAANKLFYFIAFVVPGFISLKMYALLQPTQVKDSAQQLIDAVAYSSINYALLLGPIYAVENFNLRASYPTLYVLFYILVVLVAPIAWAWAFLWLRKTQLLQRSLAHPTGKPWDFVFSQRGRYWVIVTLVDGRQIAGRFDTKSFASSSPAPEQIYLEEAWVLSEGGGFERKRNDSAGIIILAKEIATLELFNLKDAEENENVEQEK, from the coding sequence ATGGATATTTGGGCAGCCAACAAGCTTTTCTATTTCATCGCTTTCGTCGTTCCCGGATTCATCAGCCTGAAGATGTACGCGCTTCTTCAGCCGACGCAAGTCAAAGACTCAGCGCAACAGTTAATAGACGCCGTCGCCTATAGCTCCATCAACTACGCGCTGCTATTGGGGCCGATTTACGCAGTAGAGAACTTCAACCTCAGAGCATCCTATCCAACGCTTTATGTGTTGTTTTACATCCTTGTAGTGCTGGTTGCTCCGATTGCTTGGGCATGGGCCTTTCTATGGCTTCGCAAAACCCAGCTGCTGCAACGATCGCTTGCGCACCCCACGGGAAAACCTTGGGATTTTGTGTTCAGCCAGCGAGGTCGCTATTGGGTGATAGTGACCTTGGTTGACGGACGTCAAATCGCGGGCCGCTTCGACACAAAGTCTTTTGCTTCGAGCAGTCCGGCACCGGAGCAGATATACCTCGAAGAGGCATGGGTTTTGAGCGAGGGAGGGGGATTCGAACGAAAGAGAAATGACTCCGCCGGTATCATCATACTTGCCAAAGAAATAGCTACACTTGAGCTCTTCAACCTCAAAGACGCTGAGGAAAATGAAAATGTCGAACAAGAAAAATGA
- the mtlD gene encoding bifunctional mannitol-1-phosphate dehydrogenase/phosphatase — MIFFQGKRILSAIFDMDGTMFDTERLRFRTLKQASNELFGKPLSEETLIGSLGLSAKKAEALAKAHNGEDFPYAQIRQRADELELEYVRHHGVPIKAGLLEVLERLRKCGLTMAVATSSRRAIAEEYLINANVLKYFDITVCGDEVSQGKPHPEIFLRAAGALNCAPGSCFMVEDSENGLLSAIRAEGQPILIEDIKPPATEVKAGALKAYHSMHEFLADLSECIPHLGTPELSEPFPQALNQFRVGIHGFGAIGGGYLTQVFSHWDGYTRPSEIIAATRSRMLRETVAAFGRYSVRYGATSFDQTIENMRMIDMDDAEAVIDMYDVAEIVGLSLPEQAIRKQAGVIAKGLLRRFEHRGRELTILIVLNKVGGAAFVRRHVEAELALLCSVDICQQILNKTHFAETVVSRIVNKISNDALLRQLRIKSQMFQNSMDDEQIAAPKPATPLPEYERLIGRFRPFTQSSCALNQMHLILFNSEPDMPLYVERGSGLLERLRQVKTVDDIAQIQVIKNRLWNGPHAIIAWYASLLGYDWVGQGMGDPRVDALAERLIRQEVAPALLADNAQMNEAVAGFAQTFLERCKTSFKDPCARVARDPLRKLQRNERILSSIELARKHGIDTPALEFGAALAIHYALRSTDSKEQECFQIRKLYDDTGSVENVLTYTGNYNGKPYPGLDPLTDATLIEAISGHFRQLVEPISAHWDWPLQVGS; from the coding sequence ATGATTTTTTTCCAGGGGAAGAGAATACTCAGCGCCATCTTCGATATGGATGGCACCATGTTTGATACAGAGCGGTTGCGCTTCAGAACCCTCAAACAGGCTTCCAACGAGCTTTTCGGCAAGCCGCTCAGCGAGGAAACCTTGATCGGCTCACTGGGCTTGAGCGCGAAGAAGGCCGAAGCGCTCGCGAAGGCGCACAACGGTGAAGATTTCCCCTACGCGCAGATCCGCCAGCGGGCTGATGAACTTGAACTGGAGTACGTGCGTCATCACGGCGTACCCATCAAGGCGGGTTTGCTGGAGGTGCTGGAGCGGTTACGCAAATGCGGCCTGACCATGGCGGTCGCTACTTCAAGCCGCCGAGCCATTGCCGAGGAATACCTGATCAATGCCAACGTGCTCAAGTACTTCGACATTACTGTGTGTGGCGACGAAGTCAGCCAGGGCAAGCCTCACCCCGAGATATTCTTGCGCGCGGCCGGCGCCCTCAATTGCGCGCCTGGCAGTTGCTTCATGGTCGAAGACTCTGAAAACGGTTTGCTGTCGGCAATCCGTGCGGAAGGGCAGCCGATCCTGATTGAAGACATCAAGCCGCCCGCCACCGAGGTCAAGGCCGGAGCGCTCAAGGCGTACCACAGCATGCACGAGTTTCTCGCAGACTTAAGCGAGTGCATCCCCCACTTGGGCACACCAGAATTGAGCGAGCCTTTTCCCCAGGCGCTGAACCAATTCCGCGTGGGTATTCATGGCTTTGGGGCCATCGGTGGTGGATACCTAACGCAAGTCTTCTCCCACTGGGACGGCTACACCCGGCCTAGTGAAATTATCGCAGCTACCCGGTCGCGCATGCTGCGTGAGACTGTCGCGGCGTTTGGCCGGTACAGCGTGCGTTACGGCGCGACATCCTTCGATCAGACCATCGAAAACATGCGAATGATCGACATGGATGACGCCGAAGCGGTGATAGATATGTATGACGTCGCAGAGATCGTTGGACTTAGCTTGCCCGAGCAAGCCATCCGCAAACAGGCAGGGGTAATCGCCAAGGGGCTGTTACGACGCTTTGAGCACCGCGGCCGCGAACTCACGATCTTGATTGTGTTGAACAAGGTAGGTGGCGCCGCCTTCGTTCGCCGGCACGTCGAAGCGGAGTTGGCGCTGTTGTGCTCGGTAGATATCTGCCAGCAGATCTTGAACAAGACCCACTTTGCCGAAACCGTGGTCAGCCGCATCGTCAACAAGATCAGCAATGATGCCTTGCTGAGACAACTGCGGATAAAGTCGCAAATGTTCCAAAACAGCATGGACGACGAGCAAATCGCGGCACCCAAACCTGCCACTCCGTTGCCTGAATACGAACGGTTGATTGGTCGATTTCGCCCGTTCACCCAGTCCAGTTGCGCACTCAACCAGATGCATTTGATTCTGTTCAACAGCGAGCCGGACATGCCCCTGTACGTGGAGCGCGGCAGCGGTCTGCTGGAGCGGCTGCGCCAGGTGAAGACCGTCGACGATATCGCGCAAATCCAGGTCATCAAGAACCGCCTATGGAACGGCCCTCACGCGATTATTGCCTGGTATGCCAGCTTACTGGGGTACGACTGGGTGGGCCAGGGCATGGGCGACCCGCGTGTCGACGCTTTGGCGGAGCGCTTGATCCGTCAGGAGGTGGCCCCTGCTTTGCTGGCAGACAATGCACAGATGAACGAGGCCGTCGCCGGTTTTGCTCAAACCTTCTTGGAGCGCTGCAAAACCTCCTTCAAGGACCCTTGCGCCCGTGTAGCGCGCGACCCTCTGCGCAAGTTACAACGCAACGAGCGCATTCTGAGCAGCATCGAACTCGCCAGAAAACACGGCATTGATACCCCTGCTCTGGAGTTCGGCGCTGCATTGGCCATCCATTACGCACTGCGTTCGACCGACAGCAAAGAACAGGAGTGCTTTCAGATAAGGAAGCTTTACGATGACACTGGCAGTGTTGAGAACGTACTGACTTATACGGGGAACTACAACGGTAAGCCCTATCCTGGGTTAGATCCGCTTACTGATGCGACTCTGATAGAGGCGATTTCGGGGCATTTTCGGCAGCTTGTGGAACCTATCTCGGCTCACTGGGATTGGCCACTTCAGGTTGGATCGTAG
- a CDS encoding DUF1254 domain-containing protein has protein sequence MSKFTCAQVLLSAATFTAAFCVPADTAIHSHEPLNLAPNTFPQDYCTAKLSQYDTHIHTNSVLPLRAAFPIYGNPGAHIANNSGIGEQGFSDIFPMPGEWKQLDIGPPITSSTAEQDEELSAPNSIDQIFAESDFQQAIQSYLWALPLVFYTQLQDEIGNKLDTHSGDLMMLSGDENTLGAQVENPATAYILAFVDLNETGPLVIELPPDPTAVGGVGDFWQRVIIDMGQVSREQEKGGKFLVVPSGVEPPADVGKFELARSETTNVLLSLRVPNPVKGKALIKKMKIYPYAEQDKPGKNKLLSASSSIWSAAHPRGMAYWEHLHQIIQTNPVNECDRFDMAMLAALGVEKGKPFNPTDEQRKALEQGAQIGEMIATRSLLVGSPSRSSKSSTQVIRP, from the coding sequence ATGTCTAAATTTACGTGCGCTCAGGTTTTACTCTCGGCAGCAACATTCACTGCTGCATTTTGCGTTCCGGCCGACACGGCCATCCACAGTCACGAACCGCTTAATTTGGCACCCAATACCTTCCCTCAGGACTATTGCACAGCCAAGCTCAGTCAATACGACACCCATATACACACCAACAGCGTTCTACCGCTGCGGGCCGCTTTTCCGATTTATGGCAATCCCGGCGCTCACATCGCTAATAACTCTGGCATTGGCGAGCAGGGCTTTTCCGACATTTTCCCAATGCCAGGTGAATGGAAGCAGCTAGACATCGGTCCACCAATCACTTCGTCCACTGCAGAACAGGATGAAGAATTATCTGCTCCCAATTCCATCGACCAGATTTTCGCCGAGTCTGACTTCCAACAGGCGATCCAGAGCTACCTGTGGGCGCTGCCATTGGTGTTCTACACCCAGTTGCAGGATGAAATCGGCAACAAACTGGATACCCACAGCGGTGATCTGATGATGCTAAGCGGCGACGAAAATACGCTTGGCGCCCAAGTCGAAAACCCTGCGACGGCTTACATTCTAGCGTTCGTAGACCTCAATGAAACAGGTCCACTGGTGATCGAGCTCCCCCCCGATCCAACGGCTGTGGGTGGCGTCGGCGACTTCTGGCAGCGAGTTATCATCGACATGGGGCAAGTCAGTCGGGAGCAAGAGAAGGGTGGCAAATTTCTGGTAGTACCTTCAGGAGTAGAACCTCCCGCTGATGTCGGAAAGTTTGAATTGGCTAGATCGGAAACCACGAACGTGCTGTTGAGCCTTCGCGTACCCAACCCAGTCAAGGGTAAAGCGCTGATCAAAAAAATGAAGATCTATCCCTATGCCGAACAAGACAAACCGGGCAAGAACAAACTGCTGTCCGCCAGCAGCAGTATCTGGTCTGCCGCGCACCCTCGAGGTATGGCCTATTGGGAACATTTGCACCAGATTATCCAGACGAATCCAGTCAACGAATGTGATCGTTTCGATATGGCCATGCTTGCCGCCCTGGGCGTAGAAAAGGGTAAGCCCTTCAACCCAACCGACGAGCAGCGCAAGGCACTGGAGCAAGGCGCGCAAATCGGCGAAATGATCGCCACGCGCTCCCTATTGGTTGGATCTCCATCCAGATCTTCGAAATCGTCAACGCAGGTAATTCGACCATGA
- a CDS encoding DUF6388 family protein: MPQNKSEHELFLLLTAKLTLNDSGSVFSSNEEQIEQELDDEAERRGIAQWELILQLSTTSEEQLQSQLHAAHQEIAEMVEMSWEDYCRLHNLSETIEQHRTSVQAFPSFKK; this comes from the coding sequence ATGCCACAAAATAAATCCGAGCACGAACTCTTCCTCCTCCTCACTGCCAAGCTAACTCTAAATGACAGTGGCTCTGTTTTTAGTTCGAATGAAGAGCAGATTGAACAGGAATTAGACGATGAAGCTGAGCGACGTGGAATTGCCCAATGGGAGTTGATATTGCAGCTAAGCACCACTTCTGAAGAACAACTACAGAGCCAACTGCATGCAGCCCATCAAGAAATAGCTGAAATGGTCGAGATGAGTTGGGAGGATTACTGTCGACTACACAACCTATCTGAGACGATAGAACAGCATCGTACAAGTGTGCAGGCATTCCCATCGTTCAAGAAATGA
- the tnpB gene encoding IS66 family insertion sequence element accessory protein TnpB (TnpB, as the term is used for proteins encoded by IS66 family insertion elements, is considered an accessory protein, since TnpC, encoded by a neighboring gene, is a DDE family transposase.) has product MIRIDSIWLATEPMDMRAGTETALARVIAVFGAAKPHCAYLFANRRATRMKVLEHDGFGIWLAARRLNQGKFHWPGIRHGSEMELDAEQLQALVLGLPWQRVGSGGAITLL; this is encoded by the coding sequence ATGATACGCATCGATTCCATCTGGCTCGCCACCGAGCCGATGGACATGCGCGCAGGCACCGAGACCGCGTTGGCCAGAGTGATCGCGGTGTTCGGTGCGGCGAAGCCGCACTGTGCTTATCTGTTCGCCAACCGCCGCGCCACTCGGATGAAAGTTCTGGAGCATGACGGCTTCGGCATCTGGCTGGCTGCTCGCCGGTTGAACCAAGGTAAGTTTCACTGGCCAGGCATTCGGCATGGCTCTGAAATGGAATTGGATGCCGAGCAACTTCAAGCCTTGGTACTGGGCTTGCCATGGCAACGCGTGGGTTCTGGTGGCGCGATCACACTGCTTTAA
- a CDS encoding helix-turn-helix transcriptional regulator, with protein sequence MRKADRLFQLVNLIRVHQPISAERLASRIGVSVRSIYRYIDDLSFSGIPIYGTAGVGYALDADFEMPPLTLNRLELDALMLGMEMLSASADNDLSAAARMLLSKISASIVHHKVDPGAAKIRALGTTPSSTRGHLATLRNAIENTQALKITYTSLDGAVSQRLISPLGLFYWGGKWTVGSWCSTRAAYRDFRVDRITSIAIARQPSPDNPALDLQTYMKHQASQWKAITTTDTTLSV encoded by the coding sequence GTGCGTAAAGCTGATCGCTTATTTCAATTGGTAAATCTGATTCGTGTCCATCAGCCAATCTCTGCTGAGCGACTGGCTAGCCGAATTGGCGTTTCCGTTCGCTCAATCTATCGATACATCGACGACCTTTCCTTCAGTGGAATCCCAATCTATGGTACCGCTGGCGTGGGGTATGCCTTGGATGCCGATTTTGAGATGCCGCCTTTAACGTTGAACAGGCTCGAACTGGATGCATTGATGCTCGGGATGGAAATGCTTTCAGCTTCCGCCGATAACGATCTAAGTGCTGCTGCGAGGATGTTGTTGAGCAAAATCTCAGCGTCCATAGTCCATCACAAGGTTGACCCCGGCGCGGCAAAAATCAGGGCACTTGGAACAACACCTTCCTCGACGCGGGGCCATCTGGCAACCCTTCGAAATGCCATCGAAAACACTCAGGCGCTGAAGATAACTTATACCAGCTTGGACGGTGCGGTTTCGCAACGCCTCATTTCCCCCCTTGGCCTTTTCTACTGGGGAGGAAAGTGGACGGTTGGAAGCTGGTGTAGTACCAGGGCGGCTTACCGTGATTTTCGGGTTGATCGCATAACCTCCATCGCTATTGCCCGACAACCATCACCCGACAATCCTGCCCTTGATCTCCAAACGTATATGAAGCACCAGGCAAGCCAGTGGAAAGCGATTACCACTACTGACACTACGCTGTCAGTATGA
- a CDS encoding helix-hairpin-helix domain-containing protein produces MPFPLTEHNALLALKGVGPAVIARLEQMGIDSLAVLSKANACDILAQASAAVGSTCWKNSPQARAAITAAIEFAKDSRLSTPGA; encoded by the coding sequence ATGCCATTTCCACTGACGGAACATAATGCCTTGCTGGCCCTGAAGGGCGTAGGGCCGGCCGTTATCGCTCGCCTTGAGCAGATGGGCATTGACTCGCTAGCTGTGCTCAGCAAAGCGAATGCTTGTGACATCCTGGCTCAGGCATCGGCAGCAGTGGGATCGACTTGCTGGAAGAATAGCCCCCAAGCTCGGGCCGCCATTACCGCGGCCATTGAGTTTGCAAAGGACTCTCGGTTGAGCACACCTGGTGCGTAA
- a CDS encoding AAA family ATPase — MKIRKIVIKNFRGVKALDWNVPTADIFCFIGKGDSSKSTILEAIRYTFHPQWNLALSDSDFYQCKIADPIVIEITIGHLATDFCALNVTVR; from the coding sequence GTGAAAATCAGAAAGATCGTGATCAAGAACTTTCGAGGGGTGAAAGCGCTTGATTGGAACGTGCCAACAGCCGACATTTTTTGCTTTATAGGCAAGGGCGACTCCTCAAAATCCACCATCCTAGAAGCCATCCGTTACACGTTCCATCCCCAGTGGAATCTTGCTCTCAGCGATTCAGATTTTTACCAATGCAAGATCGCTGATCCCATTGTCATTGAGATCACAATCGGGCATTTGGCAACTGACTTCTGTGCACTCAATGTAACCGTCCGGTGA